From Echinicola soli, a single genomic window includes:
- a CDS encoding acetyl-CoA hydrolase/transferase family protein: MNISFSIAEEAVKVIKSNDRVFVHGSAATPSTLLNALAQRHHELKNVEIVSITTLGEMPLTEEPYQKSFYINSLFVSANVRDAVNSSHGGYVPIFLSEIGILFRRNILPIDVAIVNVSPPDIHGYCTLGTSVDVAKPAVETAKVVIAQINPHMPRTHGDGMIHLSKFDHVVESNDPLPEVDYSSKIGENELKIGHHIAELIEDGSTLQMGIGAIPDAVLDTLHHHKDLGVHTEMFSNGIMGLMDSGALTNKYKAKHPGKVVTSFAVGNKALYDRINDNPILSFHETAYVNDTAVIRRNPKVISINSCLEMDLTGQVCADSIGTYHYSGVGGQMDFMRGAALSEGGKPIMALSSTTKKGTSKIVPFLRQGAGVVTTRAHMHYVVTEHGVAYLYGKNLRQRAVALMNIAAPEHREEIEKSIIERFGSENHPTS, encoded by the coding sequence ATGAATATTTCGTTTTCCATTGCAGAAGAAGCGGTAAAAGTAATCAAAAGTAATGACCGGGTATTTGTCCATGGAAGTGCCGCTACCCCGTCCACTCTTCTCAACGCACTGGCCCAACGCCACCATGAGCTAAAGAACGTGGAAATTGTTTCCATTACCACTTTAGGGGAAATGCCACTGACCGAAGAGCCCTACCAAAAGAGCTTTTATATTAATTCGCTTTTTGTGTCGGCCAATGTCCGGGATGCGGTCAATTCCAGCCATGGCGGTTACGTTCCGATTTTTCTAAGCGAGATAGGAATACTATTCAGACGGAATATCCTTCCCATTGACGTGGCCATTGTCAATGTATCCCCTCCTGATATTCATGGATATTGTACGCTGGGCACATCTGTGGATGTAGCCAAGCCCGCCGTGGAAACCGCTAAAGTGGTCATCGCCCAGATCAATCCACATATGCCCCGAACTCATGGCGATGGAATGATCCATCTGAGCAAATTTGATCATGTAGTGGAATCCAATGATCCCCTACCTGAAGTGGATTACTCAAGTAAAATCGGAGAAAACGAACTAAAAATAGGTCATCATATTGCCGAGCTCATTGAAGATGGCTCTACCCTTCAGATGGGAATAGGAGCCATTCCTGATGCTGTTTTAGATACACTGCACCACCACAAAGACCTTGGGGTACACACCGAGATGTTTTCCAATGGCATCATGGGACTGATGGATAGTGGTGCCCTCACCAATAAATACAAGGCAAAGCATCCCGGAAAAGTCGTCACATCCTTTGCCGTAGGCAATAAGGCACTATATGACCGTATCAATGACAACCCCATCCTGTCTTTTCATGAAACTGCCTATGTCAATGACACAGCAGTGATCAGAAGGAACCCAAAGGTGATTTCCATCAATTCCTGTCTCGAGATGGATTTGACCGGTCAGGTGTGTGCGGACTCGATCGGTACCTATCATTATTCGGGAGTAGGCGGCCAAATGGATTTTATGCGCGGAGCAGCTCTTTCTGAAGGTGGAAAACCCATCATGGCTCTTTCTTCCACCACCAAAAAAGGCACCTCCAAAATCGTTCCGTTCCTTCGCCAAGGCGCTGGAGTAGTCACTACCAGGGCGCACATGCACTATGTGGTAACTGAGCATGGCGTGGCGTACCTCTATGGAAAAAACCTTCGCCAAAGAGCCGTAGCCCTAATGAATATCGCTGCACCGGAACACCGTGAGGAAATCGAAAAATCTATCATTGAACGGTTTGGGTCGGAAAACCATCCCACTTCGTGA
- a CDS encoding methylmalonyl-CoA mutase family protein → MTQKVKAYKPKCHVRIVTAASLFDGHDAAINIMRRIIQSAGCEVIHLGHNRSVQEIVSCAIQEDVQAIAITSYQGGHTEFFKYMYDLLQEKGAGHIKIFGGGGGTILPAEISELQEYGISRIYSPDDGRSMGLQGMINDLVEQSDFPLGDELNEETLPDINSPQVIARWISAAENFSDIYHSMLEKQGVAGKGKSVPVLGITGTGGAGKSSLVDELARRFLADFEDKHLAIISVDPSKRKTGGALLGDRIRMNAINDPRIYMRSLATRQANLSLSKHVKDAVDIVKMAGYDLVILETSGIGQSDTEVADHADLSLYVMTPEYGAASQLEKIDMLDFADLIALNKFDKRGAHDALRDVKKQFVRNHGLWDAKDDELPVIGTIASQFNDPGMNKLYRELINRLATVGSNEFTPSATLSTEESEKIFIIPPSRTRYLSEIVEENQRFEKWVVEQKEVANRLYGIKKALQTLEEEGADSVLVEGLETTYAAISTKLDPVNQQWLEAWADQVESYQKDQFTFSVRGKAIHIKTYSNSLSGTRIPKVALPKYEAWGDLLQWKFKENVPGKFPFTAGVFPFKREGEDPTRMFAGEGGPERTNKRFHYVSKGMPAKRLSTAFDSVTLYGEDPGDRPDIYGKIGNSGVNICCLDDMKKLYSGFDLADPRTSVSMTINGPAATMTAFFMNTAIDQQCERYIHENGLLEKVNAQIDAIYSERGVERPTYQSDIPEGHDGLGLLLLGVTGDQVLPAEVYGAIKAATLTKVRGTVQADILKEDQAQNTCIFSTEFSLRLMGDVQQYFIEKGVRNFYSVSISGYHIAEAGANPITQLALTLSNGFTYVEYYVSRGMDVNAFAPNLSFFFSNGIDPEYAVIGRVARRIWAKAMKLKYGANERSQMLKYHIQTSGRSLHAQEIDFNDIRTTLQALYAIYDNCNSLHTNAYDEAITTPTEASVRRAMAIQLIINKELGLSKNENPLQGAFIIEELTDLVEEAVYTEFERITERGGVLGAMETMYQRGKIQQESLHYETLKHAGVYPIIGVNTFLSSAGSPTVTPGEVIRASKEEKEIQIKELENLHKKYKTRSTGLLNDLKQAAVDNENVFSQLMEAAKHCSLGQITHALYEVGGQYRRNM, encoded by the coding sequence ATGACCCAAAAGGTAAAAGCTTACAAACCCAAGTGCCATGTCAGGATAGTTACTGCAGCCTCTCTTTTTGATGGTCATGATGCAGCGATTAACATTATGAGAAGGATTATTCAGTCGGCTGGCTGCGAGGTGATCCATTTGGGACATAATCGATCCGTCCAGGAAATCGTTTCATGTGCTATCCAAGAAGATGTCCAGGCGATAGCGATAACGTCCTATCAGGGAGGACACACTGAATTTTTCAAATACATGTACGACCTTCTCCAAGAAAAGGGAGCGGGGCACATCAAGATTTTTGGCGGGGGCGGAGGGACCATACTTCCAGCGGAAATCAGCGAACTCCAAGAGTATGGTATCTCTAGGATTTATTCTCCGGATGATGGACGATCCATGGGGCTTCAAGGAATGATCAACGACCTCGTGGAGCAATCGGATTTCCCTTTAGGTGATGAATTAAATGAAGAGACCTTGCCGGATATAAACAGTCCACAAGTAATCGCCCGCTGGATATCGGCGGCCGAGAATTTTTCTGATATCTACCATTCGATGCTTGAAAAGCAAGGTGTTGCAGGCAAGGGCAAGTCCGTTCCAGTATTGGGAATAACGGGTACAGGAGGTGCCGGAAAATCATCCTTAGTGGATGAGTTGGCCAGAAGGTTTCTTGCGGATTTTGAGGATAAGCATTTGGCAATCATTTCAGTAGATCCCTCCAAACGGAAGACAGGAGGGGCACTGCTAGGGGACCGGATTAGAATGAATGCGATCAATGATCCCAGGATTTATATGCGTTCACTGGCTACACGTCAGGCGAATTTGTCCCTATCTAAACATGTAAAAGATGCGGTGGACATCGTAAAGATGGCCGGGTACGATCTTGTGATTTTGGAAACTTCAGGCATCGGCCAATCCGATACCGAAGTGGCCGATCATGCGGATCTTTCCTTGTATGTGATGACACCAGAATATGGAGCGGCCTCCCAGTTGGAAAAGATTGACATGCTGGACTTTGCTGATTTGATCGCTTTAAACAAGTTTGACAAAAGAGGTGCGCATGATGCACTGCGGGATGTGAAAAAGCAGTTTGTTCGGAATCACGGATTATGGGATGCGAAGGACGATGAACTACCGGTAATAGGGACCATTGCGTCGCAGTTTAACGATCCGGGCATGAATAAGCTCTATCGTGAGCTGATAAACAGGCTTGCTACAGTTGGTTCCAATGAATTCACCCCGTCAGCGACCCTGTCAACGGAGGAGTCAGAAAAGATATTTATTATTCCGCCTTCCAGGACGAGGTACCTGTCCGAAATAGTAGAAGAAAACCAACGCTTCGAAAAGTGGGTGGTGGAACAAAAGGAAGTAGCCAATCGACTATATGGTATAAAAAAGGCCCTGCAAACGCTGGAGGAAGAGGGAGCTGATTCCGTATTAGTGGAAGGGTTGGAAACCACTTATGCTGCCATTTCCACAAAACTGGACCCTGTAAATCAGCAGTGGCTTGAAGCTTGGGCCGATCAAGTGGAAAGTTACCAAAAGGATCAATTTACATTCTCGGTGCGGGGAAAAGCGATACACATAAAGACCTATTCCAACTCTCTTTCAGGAACCAGGATTCCAAAAGTGGCCCTTCCCAAGTATGAAGCTTGGGGAGACTTGCTCCAATGGAAATTTAAGGAAAATGTACCCGGCAAGTTTCCCTTTACGGCCGGGGTGTTCCCTTTTAAGCGGGAAGGAGAAGACCCCACGCGGATGTTTGCCGGTGAAGGTGGACCTGAGCGCACCAATAAACGCTTTCATTACGTCTCAAAGGGTATGCCTGCAAAAAGGCTGTCGACGGCATTTGATTCGGTGACCCTTTACGGCGAGGACCCTGGTGACCGGCCGGATATCTACGGGAAAATAGGAAATTCCGGAGTGAATATATGCTGCCTGGATGATATGAAAAAGCTATATTCCGGTTTTGATCTGGCAGATCCACGGACATCAGTGTCCATGACCATTAATGGTCCAGCGGCGACGATGACGGCTTTTTTTATGAATACGGCGATTGATCAGCAATGTGAGCGGTACATCCATGAAAATGGGCTGTTGGAGAAAGTGAATGCCCAAATAGATGCAATATATAGTGAAAGAGGCGTGGAGCGACCTACCTACCAAAGTGATATTCCCGAAGGACACGATGGCCTAGGGCTGTTGCTTTTGGGGGTGACCGGGGACCAAGTGTTGCCGGCAGAAGTTTACGGGGCCATAAAAGCAGCTACGCTGACAAAAGTCAGGGGGACCGTACAAGCGGACATTTTGAAAGAAGACCAGGCGCAAAACACGTGCATTTTTTCTACGGAATTTTCGTTACGTTTGATGGGAGATGTGCAGCAGTATTTTATTGAAAAGGGAGTTCGGAATTTTTATTCTGTTTCTATCTCCGGCTATCACATCGCTGAGGCAGGTGCCAATCCCATCACCCAGCTGGCGCTGACCCTTTCCAACGGATTTACCTATGTCGAGTATTATGTGTCCAGGGGGATGGATGTAAATGCGTTTGCACCTAATTTGTCCTTTTTCTTTTCCAATGGGATTGACCCGGAGTATGCAGTGATCGGAAGGGTTGCACGCAGAATTTGGGCAAAAGCCATGAAGCTAAAGTATGGCGCCAACGAGCGCTCCCAGATGCTGAAGTATCATATCCAGACGTCCGGCAGGTCTTTGCATGCCCAGGAAATTGACTTTAATGATATCCGGACGACCCTTCAGGCCCTTTATGCCATTTATGATAATTGTAATTCACTGCATACCAATGCTTACGATGAAGCCATCACGACTCCTACTGAGGCCTCTGTGAGGAGGGCGATGGCCATACAATTGATTATAAATAAAGAGTTAGGGCTGTCCAAGAATGAGAATCCCCTTCAGGGGGCGTTTATTATTGAAGAGCTTACCGATTTGGTGGAGGAAGCTGTTTACACAGAATTTGAGCGGATTACCGAGCGTGGTGGTGTACTGGGAGCCATGGAGACCATGTACCAGAGAGGAAAAATCCAACAAGAAAGCCTTCACTATGAGACCTTAAAGCACGCTGGTGTGTATCCAATAATAGGAGTGAATACCTTTCTTTCTTCAGCTGGATCTCCTACGGTAACGCCAGGAGAGGTGATCCGTGCAAGCAAAGAAGAAAAAGAAATTCAGATCAAAGAGCTCGAAAATTTGCATAAGAAATATAAAACACGATCTACTGGACTGTTGAATGATTTAAAGCAGGCTGCTGTTGATAATGAAAACGTGTTTTCACAGCTTATGGAAGCTGCAAAGCATTGTTCGCTGGGACAAATTACGCATGCACTCTATGAAGTAGGAGGACAGTACAGAAGAAATATGTAA
- a CDS encoding OsmC family protein: protein MAKRNVTVTMKADYEYEAVNPQGNKVKIDMYDPEKKQHQSPMDLVLSAVASCASVDAVLMMKKKRKTVEDFKVETEGDRNDGIPAFYKSIHMKFILTSPDATADEFAKVVKLSVDKYCSVSASLSADITYSSEVVKP from the coding sequence ATGGCTAAGAGAAATGTGACGGTTACGATGAAGGCGGACTACGAGTATGAAGCAGTAAATCCGCAAGGCAACAAGGTTAAGATAGATATGTATGATCCTGAGAAAAAGCAACATCAGTCACCAATGGATTTGGTTTTGTCAGCAGTGGCCAGCTGTGCATCAGTGGATGCTGTCTTGATGATGAAAAAGAAGAGAAAAACAGTGGAAGATTTTAAGGTAGAGACAGAGGGGGATAGAAACGATGGAATTCCTGCCTTTTATAAATCCATTCATATGAAGTTTATCCTTACTTCGCCTGATGCCACAGCGGATGAGTTTGCGAAAGTGGTGAAATTGTCAGTGGATAAATATTGCTCAGTTTCAGCTTCCCTGAGTGCTGATATTACCTATAGCTCGGAAGTAGTCAAGCCATGA
- a CDS encoding cache domain-containing protein: MKYAYFVFVGLILLFSNGCRDEVGSVYPAEFTELDSIIKVMESDLSPLEAQIKELSSMTEYLFVHQDRYAAMASSDEYKISDAGTIYRETADKSESSVYVSSIFQSKEEVFHQIYFTEALDSAFRTVYADSPLVAQVYLNTRLQLCRIYPSLDALQMFDKDADLTTFNFYYMADEVRNPERRSKWVEDIYVDPAGRGWILSLIHPVYHQGELEGVVGFDITINDIIQRFLKKNNKKLLIIDGAGNIVAGTNDAIEVLNLPPLRNHTYVQTINSDNFRKEDYNLFKSKSKEVRKMVAKFLLEKDNIYKMEGDYAKQKYSIYCRQMNLLNWYVLEVKS; this comes from the coding sequence ATGAAATATGCTTATTTTGTTTTTGTTGGCCTGATATTACTCTTTTCCAATGGCTGTAGGGATGAGGTAGGGTCGGTATATCCTGCTGAATTTACGGAGCTGGATTCTATCATTAAGGTGATGGAGTCGGATCTTAGTCCATTGGAGGCGCAGATCAAAGAATTGTCCTCTATGACAGAGTATCTCTTTGTCCATCAGGACAGGTATGCTGCGATGGCTTCTAGCGACGAGTATAAAATCTCCGACGCAGGTACAATTTATAGAGAAACAGCTGATAAATCCGAAAGTAGCGTGTATGTTTCATCTATCTTCCAGAGTAAGGAAGAGGTATTTCATCAGATTTATTTCACGGAAGCATTGGATTCGGCCTTTAGGACGGTTTATGCGGACTCACCATTGGTAGCGCAGGTTTACCTTAATACCCGACTTCAGCTGTGCAGAATTTACCCATCGCTTGATGCATTACAGATGTTTGATAAAGACGCAGACCTTACGACCTTTAATTTCTATTATATGGCAGATGAGGTGCGAAATCCCGAGAGAAGGAGTAAATGGGTAGAGGATATTTATGTGGATCCAGCGGGACGAGGATGGATACTTTCCTTGATTCACCCCGTCTATCACCAGGGAGAGTTGGAGGGAGTAGTGGGCTTTGATATTACGATAAATGATATTATTCAGCGGTTTTTAAAAAAAAATAACAAGAAACTGTTAATTATAGATGGAGCCGGTAATATCGTAGCCGGAACCAATGATGCCATCGAAGTACTAAACTTGCCTCCTTTAAGAAATCATACATATGTTCAGACAATCAATTCAGATAATTTCCGCAAAGAAGATTACAACTTGTTTAAATCCAAGAGCAAGGAGGTAAGGAAGATGGTGGCGAAATTTTTACTGGAGAAAGATAATATCTACAAAATGGAGGGTGATTATGCGAAACAGAAATATTCCATTTATTGTAGGCAAATGAATTTACTAAACTGGTATGTGTTGGAAGTGAAAAGCTGA
- a CDS encoding PAS domain-containing hybrid sensor histidine kinase/response regulator — protein sequence MGKQVEIASNEVQRRFNTLYEDLTYYTASLEGFYDVSNKEKVRSSRTRQLLNSYGDLVDTLFVKVDDKTWAYYLRDNNYFEKVQIEEDRTFSDPRRFIKVKSDLDPIMVIAAVNLDGFLDHYTSNHYLGEGGYKFYLYGENAYPLGEKDRSSGLSLSPNLWGEMQNEYLGGLRGVYEGDIIRIAEDGEKERLKTIVAQYPFSLFPLEGKFAIVFAQDQKIIISRLYNTYFLLFAGLFALLILVIYLLIKHGISIDDKHVELEKKSLEINRLFEQQTMLLQETNGFVYYHDASGKVNNVSENVTSVLGFTVEEFLENNKSQIVDRDLEKLQEKARKAIDSRNDYLSFEVSFVKKDGTIIRAKNFERLFYDQEGQFLSSVGICTDITEKYLAERELIKSENRLRSVLNSLPDIIFIYDNQGVYLDYYVQETDMLIGAPELSLGRHIKDIIPPPYGEKMENALIRASKTSKVQTEQMTLDLPSGKKFLEIRFFKLDDERMISVGRDVTEQKLWEKGLKEAMEVAEGANRAKSEFLASMSHEIRTPMNGLLGMIGLLEYTTLDEEQESIVKVIKDSGESLLVIIKDILDYSKIEEGKLELELSNSKFREELNKVINIFSGMVVGKELSLNLNISPIIPQWLILDNEKLSQILFNIIGNAVKFTPKGGDVSIKVSGEPILDKNFMLYFNVKDTGVGIPKSKIDQLINPFTQAGRGTAEEKSGSGLGLAIANKLIELMGGSLQIESEVGKGSEFSFTIFSRISDSEEIVGQDEYEKYAREEYKLSHISDKFPKEILLAEDNDINLKFMKLLMKQLGYSVDAVSTGEEAVKAVRQKRYDMIFMDYQMPVMDGLEASREIKKMKEGKSVRIIGLSANVFKEDIERAFEAGMDDYLTKPIKIQDVVMKIKESSGMNV from the coding sequence TTGGGAAAGCAAGTAGAAATAGCTTCCAATGAAGTGCAGCGAAGGTTTAATACTCTTTACGAGGATCTGACCTATTACACAGCTAGTTTGGAAGGCTTTTATGATGTTTCCAATAAAGAAAAAGTGCGATCTTCCCGAACACGTCAATTATTGAACTCGTATGGGGACTTGGTTGATACCCTGTTTGTGAAAGTAGATGATAAAACTTGGGCATATTACCTTAGGGATAATAACTACTTCGAAAAAGTTCAGATTGAAGAGGACCGGACCTTCAGTGATCCCAGAAGGTTTATTAAAGTCAAGTCCGACCTAGATCCCATCATGGTTATTGCAGCGGTTAATTTGGATGGGTTTCTGGATCATTACACTTCTAATCACTATTTGGGTGAGGGGGGATATAAATTTTATCTCTATGGCGAAAATGCTTATCCATTAGGTGAAAAAGACCGTTCTTCTGGACTATCCCTCTCGCCAAACCTATGGGGGGAAATGCAAAATGAATATCTGGGGGGATTGAGAGGTGTTTATGAAGGGGATATCATTAGGATCGCAGAGGATGGAGAAAAGGAACGACTGAAGACTATCGTTGCCCAGTACCCGTTTAGTTTATTTCCGCTTGAAGGTAAGTTTGCGATAGTGTTTGCCCAAGACCAGAAAATCATTATTTCTCGCCTGTATAATACTTATTTTCTCCTTTTTGCGGGGCTCTTTGCCTTACTGATACTGGTGATATACCTATTGATCAAACATGGGATAAGTATAGATGACAAACACGTAGAACTCGAAAAGAAGTCGCTGGAAATTAATAGGCTCTTTGAACAGCAAACCATGCTTTTGCAAGAGACAAATGGCTTTGTATATTATCATGATGCTTCAGGTAAAGTCAATAATGTCAGCGAAAATGTCACTAGTGTATTGGGCTTTACCGTAGAAGAGTTTTTGGAGAACAATAAGAGCCAGATCGTCGATCGAGATCTGGAAAAGCTTCAGGAAAAGGCGAGAAAAGCCATCGATTCAAGGAATGATTATTTGAGTTTTGAGGTGAGTTTCGTTAAGAAGGACGGTACCATCATCAGAGCTAAGAATTTTGAGCGACTATTTTATGACCAAGAGGGGCAGTTCCTTAGTAGTGTAGGGATTTGTACAGATATAACAGAAAAATACCTAGCAGAGAGAGAACTTATCAAAAGTGAAAATAGACTGCGATCGGTATTGAACAGCTTGCCCGACATTATTTTTATCTATGATAATCAGGGCGTTTACCTCGATTATTATGTTCAGGAGACAGATATGCTTATTGGAGCTCCTGAGTTATCACTTGGAAGACATATTAAAGATATTATTCCGCCGCCGTATGGTGAAAAAATGGAGAATGCCCTAATAAGGGCTTCAAAGACCAGTAAGGTGCAGACCGAGCAAATGACGCTTGACCTGCCTTCTGGTAAAAAGTTTTTGGAAATTAGATTTTTTAAACTTGACGATGAAAGAATGATATCTGTAGGTCGTGATGTGACGGAACAGAAGTTATGGGAGAAGGGCTTGAAAGAAGCCATGGAAGTCGCAGAAGGAGCCAATAGAGCGAAATCAGAATTTTTGGCCAGCATGAGCCATGAAATCAGGACACCGATGAATGGCTTGTTAGGTATGATTGGCCTGTTAGAGTATACAACATTGGACGAAGAGCAGGAAAGCATCGTTAAAGTGATCAAGGACTCGGGAGAATCCCTATTGGTGATTATAAAGGATATTTTAGATTATTCAAAAATCGAAGAGGGCAAGTTAGAGTTGGAGCTTTCGAACTCTAAGTTTAGAGAGGAACTAAATAAAGTGATCAATATATTTTCTGGAATGGTAGTAGGTAAGGAGCTTTCTCTGAACCTGAATATTTCTCCGATAATTCCGCAATGGCTGATCCTGGACAATGAAAAGCTCAGTCAAATTCTATTCAATATCATCGGAAATGCCGTGAAGTTTACACCAAAGGGTGGTGATGTGAGTATTAAAGTGTCGGGCGAACCTATTCTGGACAAGAATTTCATGCTTTATTTTAATGTGAAAGATACAGGTGTAGGAATACCAAAATCAAAAATCGATCAGCTTATCAATCCATTTACTCAAGCGGGGAGGGGGACTGCTGAAGAAAAAAGCGGCAGTGGATTGGGCTTGGCTATTGCCAATAAGCTTATCGAGCTTATGGGGGGAAGCCTTCAGATAGAAAGTGAAGTGGGGAAGGGGTCCGAATTTTCCTTCACGATTTTTTCAAGGATCTCAGACAGTGAAGAAATCGTTGGCCAAGATGAGTATGAAAAGTATGCGAGGGAAGAATACAAGCTCTCCCATATTTCAGACAAATTTCCCAAGGAGATATTACTTGCCGAGGACAATGATATCAATCTCAAGTTTATGAAGCTATTGATGAAGCAGTTGGGCTATTCGGTAGATGCTGTAAGTACAGGGGAGGAAGCTGTAAAGGCCGTCAGGCAGAAGCGGTACGATATGATTTTTATGGATTATCAGATGCCTGTTATGGACGGTTTGGAGGCTTCTAGGGAAATCAAGAAAATGAAAGAAGGGAAGTCTGTGCGGATCATCGGACTCTCTGCGAATGTATTCAAGGAAGACATCGAGAGGGCATTTGAAGCAGGAATGGACGATTACCTTACCAAGCCCATAAAGATCCAGGACGTAGTGATGAAAATAAAGGAAAGTTCGGGGATGAATGTGTAA